The sequence agaaaaactattaattgaaattcataaatatcatatagaaaatatatacagaatatatgATAACTTCATACAAGCaaaatttagaaagaaattCAGTAATAGTTGCTACTGAATTATTCGTTTAATaactaaaatgaaatttctaagaGAAATTTGTTGTTACCCTGAATACGAAGTTGTTATGTGTTTGATAATCGATTATTAATGATATATTATCGGATGTATTTACGTATTATCGATTCCAATCTAATTCATTCAAATGTTGCTATCATGTATACGTTACACAATAGTCTGTAAAAGAAACTCGTTATCCAAGCGAACATTTTTTTGGATTTGATGTATTATTGTATgcaaaaacatatttaatttcacaAGTGATGTTTTGCTACAAacatcttgaaaatttcattggtTACTAAAGTGAGTTGCAGATTTAAACATCTGTAATTCTACGaactaacaaataaaattgcgaCCGATCGATTTGGATATACGTATGttatgcatacatatatttctatacatatatgtctACGATATATACGTTCTTTGACTAGCAGAACAACAATCGCCCTAACAATAACAATGTAAGGATGATACAACGCGTcataaataataacattattttacTCACAAtccaataaaaaacaaaatgtcTAGAAATTTCAGACCCAACTCCAATAATCGTAAACAGAGTTCTTTTATCTAATATCATACGCTTTAGTCGAATTTGATCGATCGTTCGCAATAATAACCGTTGAAATTTCAATTCCTACATAGTGTGACGAGTATTAACAGCCGAAACTTCAGCCAAGGTATATTAGATATGAGAAAGTGAACTACTAGTAAAATGACCGTAACGATCACTTGCGAGGATAAGtttctatatcgatataactcgaAATTTGTGGTCTTTAATTCGATGTTATTACTAGGAAGAAATCCAGAATTGCATTACTATCAATATGCTGGCAGTATCGAATTGTTTCTTTAATAGTAAACAAATTCGTTTGGAATGTTTTACCGATCAAGCGAACAATCTCGATAGATCAATGACGGAGCTGAAAAAGGGAGGGAGCACTAAATTTCACGGTGATTTCGCACTACGTGTTCGAAGCACGATAACGTGCTTCTCAGTCTTGGCCTTTTCACGAGGAGCGGTCAGGCGTGGGCTTGGTCTTTGGTTTTCGTCCAAGTAACTTTCGAAACGAGGAGGTCCACCTCGATCGACTAAATCCTGTCGTGCTCTGTTCGTCCGGTTCGCTGCAACTAAGCGACTCGCTAATTTTCCTGCTTTTGCCACTGCTACTGCTGGTGCTACTACCCCCATTTTCATAACATCGTGATCTTCGATCTCCGATTTCCGAAGAAAACCTGAACAACGTGAAAATTTATTGCGAATAATGTTTCGCTATTTCTTACGTAACTAGAAGGTACACGAACTTGGTGAAATATCAAGACGAACCCTGAATCGGATGAAAAGGCTCTAGCCGTAGCTGGAGCGCTCGAGTTAGCCGATGAAAGCGATATTTCAGCAACAGGAGTACTCGGATATGCTTCATCGTCGGACGCGCTGTTACTACTTGTGGTACTGCTGCTGCTAGCATTGCTTCCACCGGGGCTACTGTCGACGCTGGAATCGTCGATGAAACTTATTTCTCGATCGGCCAACGGTGAACTGGTCCTCTGTCCACGCGACATCGATGTCGTGGACGTTGTGCTAGGTCGCAACCAGGTACGTAGATCCTGCAGCGGCGCTTGAAGGCACTTGAAAAGATTTCCactgaaacatttaaaaatttgataaatgtaAAGATAAAAGCCTTTACTTCGTTATCGACTATCGGGGCTGGTCTGTTCGGTCCACTTACTCGTCGCGATAATCATCGATCTCGGCAAAAGTGCGCCTCGCGTATAAACAAACGGAACACCGTCGTCGACGGCGGCAAGACGTAGCGTGTAGAGTCGCTGCACGAAGATGTCTCGCGGCGTGTCTCAACGTAATCGTTTCTCGAGTCAGCGCTGCGACACCTTCCTCTCGTCTTCGCCTTTCCTCTCCCAATTCTCCCTGTTCTATACGCAGCTTCTCTTTTAAAACTTCATTCTAGAGACACAAAACATACACAATATGACATTATAGCATCGATCGTCTTCATCGAAAGAGATGCTGTTGCTCGAATTATCATCACCTCTCTTTCAAGAGCATCACGTTCAGCACGAATAACAGTAGCCTGCTTGACAACGTCCTGACGAGCTCGTTCAAGAGTTTGCCTAGTAATCTCGTTTTGCGCCAGTTGCATCTGTAGACGGCGCAAAGCTACTTCCCGTTGCCTCTCCAGCCGATCCTTGGCAGCTATGCAACTGTCGCGTTCGGTTTTAGCTCTCTCCACCTCTTCCTCCAGACGAAGGCTTCGTTCCAGTTGCAAAAACAGCTCGTCCTCCTTGCCTCGGAGTTCTGCTTCGCAACCCTCCAGTCGCTTCTCCAACGACCGTCGAGTCTCCTCTAACTTGTCCCTTTCAGCCTGCAATAACCGGGCAATTTTGTATTACACGAGTTTCTATCGTAATTCCATCTTTCCAATTCGTTTCAACAGCAATTCGAATTCAACTTCTTTTGATTAAGAACTCGTTCATGAAATCATTCGTTCATATTTACTCGATAAGTCATCTCGGTAACTCTTATCTTTCGAGTTACATCTTTTTATCGACTGAGTCACGATTGTTTTCGAGTTTGTACAACTAACGTAGATAGATCGGAGAACAATACCAACGAGGTACATTCGTGTAGCAGTGGTTGTCAACCGATAAGGCGAACGAGTCCGCAGGCAAGCGTTAACGGAgataataattctaattaaaaaagaGAATGCAACCGAATGCTTCCAGCACTGCATCTGATTTCACGGTCGCCGCTTTTGGATGCCTCCGTTGCGCCTGCAAACGGCTACATGCAAACATCATCGGTATTTATTACGGAACCAATTTTGCAGCTCCAGATTCGAATCTACCGTGCTCGGAGTAGGATGTACAGATATCGAAAGCGTACATTAATTCGATAAGACGTGTTTACCGCTAAAATACGACCGAAATGACGTTCGTGTATCAAGGGTACCATCCAGAGAAACGCTATTTATAGATCGAACACCGTACTTAGACTATGCGTTACGTTGCGTTGCTACGCGTGGCAAATCTATTCTCGCTGTTTGGCCGATTGCGTAAGTGCGACTAAATCGTAAATCATCGATCCCCGTGTTGTTTCGCATACGAACGACCAGTTCGTCATTGAACGTTTCGACGTTG comes from Bombus terrestris chromosome 7, iyBomTerr1.2, whole genome shotgun sequence and encodes:
- the LOC100650766 gene encoding myosin-7B isoform X3, giving the protein MTERFVLFKRHYDKYVALAAKYEEAKGIAYYLEERYHEVKAERDKLEETRRSLEKRLEGCEAELRGKEDELFLQLERSLRLEEEVERAKTERDSCIAAKDRLERQREVALRRLQMQLAQNEITRQTLERARQDVVKQATVIRAERDALERENEVLKEKLRIEQGELGEERRRREEGVAALTRETITLRHAARHLRAATLHATSCRRRRRCSVCLYARRTFAEIDDYRDDGNLFKCLQAPLQDLRTWLRPSTTSTTSMSRGQRTSSPLADREISFIDDSSVDSSPGGSNASSSSTTSSNSASDDEAYPSTPVAEISLSSANSSAPATARAFSSDSGFSSEIGDRRSRCYENGGSSTSSSSGKSRKISESLSCSEPDEQSTTGFSRSRWTSSFRKLLGRKPKTKPTPDRSS
- the LOC100650766 gene encoding uncharacterized protein LOC100650766 isoform X1, which gives rise to MTTTTGRYGAMEMRHSRSEDLLGVISGSRSPSPNVPLPSTASEDDLIAASALHEATDSTIKPPCPLLSSRVAGPAGFPADRIDPEDSIRDIVTENDLYRFVLFKRHYDKYVALAAKYEEAKGIAYYLEERYHEVKAERDKLEETRRSLEKRLEGCEAELRGKEDELFLQLERSLRLEEEVERAKTERDSCIAAKDRLERQREVALRRLQMQLAQNEITRQTLERARQDVVKQATVIRAERDALERENEVLKEKLRIEQGELGEERRRREEGVAALTRETITLRHAARHLRAATLHATSCRRRRRCSVCLYARRTFAEIDDYRDDGNLFKCLQAPLQDLRTWLRPSTTSTTSMSRGQRTSSPLADREISFIDDSSVDSSPGGSNASSSSTTSSNSASDDEAYPSTPVAEISLSSANSSAPATARAFSSDSGFSSEIGDRRSRCYENGGSSTSSSSGKSRKISESLSCSEPDEQSTTGFSRSRWTSSFRKLLGRKPKTKPTPDRSS
- the LOC100650766 gene encoding myosin-7B isoform X4, with amino-acid sequence MFVLFKRHYDKYVALAAKYEEAKGIAYYLEERYHEVKAERDKLEETRRSLEKRLEGCEAELRGKEDELFLQLERSLRLEEEVERAKTERDSCIAAKDRLERQREVALRRLQMQLAQNEITRQTLERARQDVVKQATVIRAERDALERENEVLKEKLRIEQGELGEERRRREEGVAALTRETITLRHAARHLRAATLHATSCRRRRRCSVCLYARRTFAEIDDYRDDGNLFKCLQAPLQDLRTWLRPSTTSTTSMSRGQRTSSPLADREISFIDDSSVDSSPGGSNASSSSTTSSNSASDDEAYPSTPVAEISLSSANSSAPATARAFSSDSGFSSEIGDRRSRCYENGGSSTSSSSGKSRKISESLSCSEPDEQSTTGFSRSRWTSSFRKLLGRKPKTKPTPDRSS
- the LOC100650766 gene encoding uncharacterized protein LOC100650766 isoform X2, producing MTTTTGRYGAMEMRHSRSEDLLGVISGSRSPSPNVPLPSTASEDDLIAASALHEATDSTIKPPCPLLSSRVAGPAGFPADRIDPEDSIRDIVTENDLYRFVLFKRHYDKYVALAAKYEEAKGIAYYLEERYHEVKAERDKLEETRRSLEKRLEGCEAELRGKEDELFLQLERSLRLEEEVERAKTERDSCIAAKDRLERQREVALRRLQMQLAQNEITRQTLERARQDVVKQATVIRAERDALERENEVLKEKLRIEQGELGEERRRREEGVAALTRETITLRHAARHLRAATLHATSCRRRRRCSVCLYARRTFAEIDDYRDDGNLFKCLQAPLQDLRTWLRPSTTSTTSMSRGQRTSSPLADREISFIDDSSVDSSPGGSNASSSSTTSSNSASDDEAYPSTPVAEISLSSANSSAPATARAFSSDSGFVLIFHQVFFGNRRSKITML